In Bacillus pumilus, the sequence CGGAAATCTTGAAACAGCATGACATAATTGCGAAGTCCTGCAAAAGAAAAATCCGGAACAAGCGAGGTCCAGTTTGATAATGAAACATACCCTGTCCAGCCAATAAAGCCGTAAACAAAGATGAATAATAAAACAGCTGACGGGGCTAAAAATAGCAGTGCAAGCAGCTGATCTCCATTCCATTTTTTCCGAACACGTTTCACTTTCGGCGCTGACGCTTTTGTGTTCGGCGATGTGTCCATGCGCATGAAGCTACACTCCTTTTTAAAAAAGAGGCGGTGCCTGATCGCCGCCTCCTTCGTCTTTATTTCATAGAGTCTTTTAAAGATGAAACAAACTGGCTGCTGTCTTTTTGTGTCACAAAAATATTGACGGCTTGGTTTGCTTTCGTCACAAAGCCTTCTTCAGCAGCTGAGCCATGGGCGAGTGACGGCGCCAGCTTTGACTCTTTAAATGCCTTCATCGCCGATTTTCCGTATTCATCATATTTTGATACATCCGCATCAACCCGTGCCGGAATCGATCCCTTCAGCGGATTAAACGCATCCTGTCCTTCCACAGATCCTAAGACAGATAAGAATTTTTTCACGTTTTCCGGCTGTTTGACACCCTTCGGCAGTCCGAACGTATCGGTGATCACCATAAAGCTTCCCTCCGTTCCAGGGGTCGCCACGTAACCAAAATCTTTGTTGACCTTCAAGTCCAGATCGTTGACAAAGTATCCCTTCGCCCAATCGCCCATGACATTCATCGCCGCTTCCCCTTTTGCCACGAGCTGTGAGGCATCCTGCCAGTTACGGGAGCTATGATCGTCATTGACGTATTCGAGCATGCGTCCAAAGATGTCTGCCGCTTCCTTCACTTTTGTGTCATCCATTTTCAAGTCGCCCGCCCAAAGTTTTTGATAATCTTCTGCGCCTAATACACCAAGCAGAACACTCTCAAACAAGTGAGTCGCTGCCCAAGGCTCTTTATCCCCAAGCGCAAGTGGAGTAATCCCTTTTTTCTTTAAAGCATCTGCTGTTTTGAAAAATTCATCAAATGTCGTTGGCGGCTCTAAACCTTGGTCTTCAAATACCTTTTTGTTATACCAAAGCACATTGCCTCGGTGAATATTCACTGGAACCGAATAGATTTTCCCATCTTTGCTCACAAGGTCAATCAGTGATTCTGGGAATTTGTCCTTCCAGCCTTCTTGTTCATAAAGATCATCCAGCGGCTCCATTTTGCCTGCCGCGACCCAGCTCTCGTTCAGCTCTGCCCCGCCATGTACTTGGAAGGAAGCTGGCGGATCATTTCCTTGCATCCGGCTCGTCAAAACAGCCTTTGCATTCGTACCAGCACCACCTGCGACGGCTGCATTTTCAATTGGAATCTCTTTATTTTTCTCTTCAAACAATTGAATGAGTGCTTTCAGTCCGTCTTCCTCACCTGCTCCTGTCCACCAAGAGAAAATTTCAAGCTTCTCCGCTCCGCCCTCTTTTTTTGCATCTGAGTTCGTCGATGTACTGCAAGCCGTGATGAGAAGCATGCAGAGTGCCAACAAAGTAAAGCCTAATTTGAACTTCATGATTGATCCCCCATCCCTGTTTTGTAAGCGTTATCAAAATAAGTATAATGGTAGATCATTGCTTTTTTTCAGGCAAACTTCTTCACTTTTTTATGAAATTCTTCATTTTTTTATGGCCAGTTTTCGATATTCCTTCGGTGAACAACCGACCATTTTCTTAAAGACACGGCTGACGTAATTGGGGTCGGTATATCCTGCCTGATAAGTAATTTCTTTTAAACTAAGCGAGCTGTCTTTGAGAAGCTTCTTGATTTTATCCAGCCGGCAGGTCGTCACATATTCTTTAAAGGTCAGACCCGTCTCATCTTTAAAGCGCTTTGTGAAATAGGTTGGGCTTAAGTCAACATAGGCGGCAGTTTGCTCGAGCGTGATATGTTCGCAGAAATGTGTTTTGATGTAACGTTTTGCCCGCTCGATGTCATTCACGGTCTGGGTTCTCGCTTCATACACGTCAAATAGATGCTCACAGCACTGGCGGCATTCTGCTGCTGTGCTGATGGCCAGAATGGAGAGGTCTGCACGGAGTCGTGATTTTAATAGAATCAGCAGCTCTTTTACATGTGTAAGTGCCGCCCCCTCTAATTCAAAGGCATCAAATAAGGCAAGCGCATCCTCTCTTCTTCCTTCTTCCAGTGCCAGCATTATGTCGTCAGCAAGCTCGGGAAGATTGATCAACAGATTGGACTGCACTTCTGTATTGTAAAAACCATAACGAACAACGCCGCCATCCTTTTTTCGCTGATAATAAGAAAGCTTTGCTTCCGCTGCACTTTTCTGAAGATGAAGTGGGTTTGAGACTGGG encodes:
- a CDS encoding ABC transporter substrate-binding protein; the protein is MKFKLGFTLLALCMLLITACSTSTNSDAKKEGGAEKLEIFSWWTGAGEEDGLKALIQLFEEKNKEIPIENAAVAGGAGTNAKAVLTSRMQGNDPPASFQVHGGAELNESWVAAGKMEPLDDLYEQEGWKDKFPESLIDLVSKDGKIYSVPVNIHRGNVLWYNKKVFEDQGLEPPTTFDEFFKTADALKKKGITPLALGDKEPWAATHLFESVLLGVLGAEDYQKLWAGDLKMDDTKVKEAADIFGRMLEYVNDDHSSRNWQDASQLVAKGEAAMNVMGDWAKGYFVNDLDLKVNKDFGYVATPGTEGSFMVITDTFGLPKGVKQPENVKKFLSVLGSVEGQDAFNPLKGSIPARVDADVSKYDEYGKSAMKAFKESKLAPSLAHGSAAEEGFVTKANQAVNIFVTQKDSSQFVSSLKDSMK